Below is a window of Candidatus Krumholzibacteriia bacterium DNA.
AGGCGCTGCGCCTACGAACCAGACCGCCTTCAAAATCCTTTACGACCAGGATGCCCTCTACATCGCCTATCGGGCCTACGACAGCGAGCCCGGGAAGATCGCCGATCATCTGACGCGGCGGGACCGTTTCCCGGGCGATTGGGTCGAGGTCAACATCGACAGCTACCACGACCTGAGGTCCGGTTTTTCCTTCACCTCCAGTGTCTCGGGCACCCGGGGCGACGAGTTCATCTCCGAAGATGGCGACAACTGGGACGGCAACTGGGATCCGATCTGGCAACTCGCCACCCATATCGACTCCGAGGGCTGGACGGCGGAGCTCCGCATCCCTTTCAGCCAGCTGCGTTTTTCCCACACGGATGAGCAGGTCTGGGGACTACAGGTACAGCGCCGGCTGTTCCGCAAGGAAGAGCGCTCCTTGTGGCAGCCCAAGTCCAAGGACGATCCGGGCTGGGTGAGCCGCTTCGGCGAGCTGCGCGGCATCCACGGCGTCCGCCCGCGCCGTCAGGTGGAGCTGCTGCCCTATGCGCTCGCTCGCGGCGAGCGCTTCGAGGCTGTGCCGGGAGATCCGTTCAACGACGGCTCGGACCGAGACGCCGAAGTCGGCTTGGACGGCAAGTATGGCGTCACCGGGGATCTCACCCTCGATTTCACCGTGAACCCCGACTTCGGGCAGGTGGAGGCCGACCCCTCGGTCATCAACCTCACCGCCTTCGAGACCTTCTTCCCCGAGAAGCGCCCGTTCTTCGTCGAGGGCAAGAACATCACCAGCTTTCAGATCGCCCCTTCCATCGCCGGCGGCAACTTCACCCAGGACAACCTCTTTTACTCGCGGCGCATCGGGAGACATCCACAGGCCGGAGCCGACGCGGACGCCGACCTGAACGAGTACGCCGACTTGCCGCAGAACACCACCATCCTCGCCGCCCTGAAGATGACGGGGAAGACGGAAGGCGGTCTCTCCGTGGGGGCGCTCGAGAGCGTCACCGCGAAGGAGGAGGCCACCATCGCCACTCCCACCGGCGACCACGACCAGACGGTCGAGCCGCTGACCAACTTCTTCGTGGGCCGATTGCAGAAGGACATCCACAAGGGCAACACGCGCGTCGGCGCCATGCTCACCATGACCCACCGGAACCTCGACGACCCCAACGTCGATTTCCTGCACCAAGCCGCCTACACCGGGGGCATGGATCTCTACCATTCGTGGCGCAACAAGGTGTGGTACGTGGCGCTCAACGGGGTCGCGAGCCGGGTCCAAGGCAGCGAGGGCGCACTCGAGCGCACCCAGACCGGCTCGGCCCGCTACTTCCAGCGGCCGGACAACGACTACGAGTCCGTGGACACCACCCGCACTTCCCTCGCCGGCCATGCCGGCTCCTTCCGTCTCGGCCGGGTGAGCGGTGCCGGGGTTCGCTTCGAATCCGGCGTCGCCTGGCGCTCCCCCGGTTTCGAGATCAACGACATCGGCTTCATGCAGCGCGCCGACGAGGTGAACCAGTTCTCCTGGGTGGGCTGGGCGAGCCGCAACCCCTTCGGGATCTGGCGCCGCATCGGCGTGAACGGCAATCAGTGGCTGAACTGGGACTTCGGCGGCAGTCCCCTCTCGCAGCAGCTCAACACCAACTTCAACATGGACTTCAAAAACAACTGGTTCGCCGGCGCCGGCCTGACCCACCTCTTCGAGCGACTTTCCAACACCGCGCTCCGTGGTGGGCCGTCCTCCCTCTGGCCCGGCGAGTGGTATTCCGAGTTCTGGGTGAACACGGACGGCCGCCGCCGTGTGTCCGGGGGGTTCGGCGCCGGGCGGGGATGGGGCGACGACGATTTCTACGAACACCGCGAGGTCTGGGCGGACCTCTCCATCCTGCCGCAGAACGCCCTCCGCCTCACCTTCTCTCCCTCCTACTCCACCGATCGACAAGACCTGCAGTACGTGGAGACGAACGACTATGCCGGCGACCCGCGGTACCTCTTTGGCAGCCTCGACCAGGAAACCTTCCGAATCACCGCGCGCATCGACTACACGGTGACGCCGAATCTGACCATCCAGTACTATGGCGCGCCCTTCATTTCCGCCGGGAGCTACTCGGCATTCAAGCGCATCACGGCCCCCCGTGCCGAGGCCTACAATGATCGCTTCCACGTTTTCAGCGACCAGCAGATCCAGCTTGTGGGTAATGAGTACACCGTGGACGAGAACGTCGACGGCACCGTCGATTACAGGTTCGACAACCCGGAATTCAACTTCCGCGACTTCAACTCCAATCTGGTGATCCGCTGGGAGTTCCAACCTGGATCCACCTTCTTCGTGGTCTGGCAGCAGTCGCGCAACGAGCAACTGCCCCAGGGTAGCTTCGAGCTGCAGAACGACATCGGTGGGCTCTTCGACGTCCACCCCCACAACGTCTTCCTGCTCAAGATCAACAAGTGGTTCACCCTCTGAGACTTCCGTCTCGCCGTCGGGCTCCGCGTCTCGACCTGTGCTACCGTGGTCGAGCGGCGTTTCCTCGCGCCAGGAACAGACCAGGAGGCACGCATGTCCAGACCGTGGATGTGGCGCTGGGCTGTCACGTCGCTCCACCTCGGGGTCATCCTTTTACCGACCAATCGGTCTGTGGGAGCGCCCACTCCTCATCTCTTTGCGGCTCCCGCCCGTGCGTCTCTGGCTGCTGCCACTCCCGCTGCTCGCCACGAGGTCGTGGTGCTCCTCCGGGCAGATTCGCCCCTCGTGGTCGGTGCTGCCGGCAAGCTCTCGTCTTCCCATCCCGGGCTGGCGGGAATCTTGACCCGCCACGGTTTCGCACAGGCAGCACGCCTCGATCGAGGAGCAACGTCTTCGGGCCCTGGGGACCGGGGCGGCGGTTACTATCGGCTCACCAGTCTGCGGACCGATTGCGATCCTGTGCAGGCAGCAGCGGAGCTACGCGCCACGGGCCTCTTCCGCGCCGTGGTGGCCAACACCTCTGTGCGTTTGTTCGCGTCGAGACCGTCCTACGGCGAGCTGCAGAAGCATCGGACGGCCCCGCGCCCCACCGCCTCCCTGCCCGACGATCCGTACTTGCTCCTCCAGTGGCACATCGACTCGGGTGACGCCGCTGACGTGGCGTTGCCGGAAGCCTGGGACCTGGAGCGCGGCAACCCTGGCGTCGTCATCGCCATCATGGATACGGGGGTCGATACGGGACACCCCGATCTCGCCGGCGCGCTGTGGACCAACCCGGGGGAGGTGGCAGGGAACGGCCGCGACGACGACGGCAACGGCTTCGCCGACGACATCCACGGCTGGGACTTCGGCGGCGACGACGCCGATCCGCGGCCGCACGCCACGCCCGATGTCTCCGGCCTCGATGTGGGCTTCCACGGCACGCACACGGCAGGCATCGCCTCGGCCGCCACGGACAACGGCATCGGCATCGCCGGTGCCGGTTGGGATTGCGGCCTCATGGCGCTCAAGGTCACGGACCCGAGCGGCGCGATCACCGATGCAGCGATCGCCGCGGCCTTCGCTTATGCAGGCGACATGGGCGCCGCGGTGCTGTCCATGAGCTTTGGCGCCGACGGCGCCCCCGGCGTGCCGGAGTTCTTCCAGGCCCTGGTGAACGACGCCACCGCGGCAGGGGTGCTGTGCGTCGCCGCGGCAGGAAACGACAGCACCGACGCCACGGTGTATCCAGCGGCGAACGACCATGTGCTGGCCGTGGGCGCCACGGACGAGACGAACG
It encodes the following:
- a CDS encoding S8 family serine peptidase; amino-acid sequence: MLLRADSPLVVGAAGKLSSSHPGLAGILTRHGFAQAARLDRGATSSGPGDRGGGYYRLTSLRTDCDPVQAAAELRATGLFRAVVANTSVRLFASRPSYGELQKHRTAPRPTASLPDDPYLLLQWHIDSGDAADVALPEAWDLERGNPGVVIAIMDTGVDTGHPDLAGALWTNPGEVAGNGRDDDGNGFADDIHGWDFGGDDADPRPHATPDVSGLDVGFHGTHTAGIASAATDNGIGIAGAGWDCGLMALKVTDPSGAITDAAIAAAFAYAGDMGAAVLSMSFGADGAPGVPEFFQALVNDATAAGVLCVAAAGNDSTDATVYPAANDHVLAVGATDETNGRAFFSNYGAWVDVAAPGTLIFSSICDNYEFDLISQLFYLLFFGWDGVNPYMVSDGTSMACPLTAGVCALVRAAAPNLSPDAVAQLVASTGDVLPFDHPIGTKVNALHAVQAAQVVSDALALPARARLDVVPNPFNPATMVHCVVPGAASLGVYDGAGRLVRRLAVGPLGAGEHAIPWDGKDDAGRAAASGVYFVRL
- a CDS encoding DUF5916 domain-containing protein; this translates as MAGKCLLWFVLMFAVGLTCSSVQAQIPKRTYETKSCGGDAPRVDGILDDGCWNSVEWATDFVQWQPTEGAAPTNQTAFKILYDQDALYIAYRAYDSEPGKIADHLTRRDRFPGDWVEVNIDSYHDLRSGFSFTSSVSGTRGDEFISEDGDNWDGNWDPIWQLATHIDSEGWTAELRIPFSQLRFSHTDEQVWGLQVQRRLFRKEERSLWQPKSKDDPGWVSRFGELRGIHGVRPRRQVELLPYALARGERFEAVPGDPFNDGSDRDAEVGLDGKYGVTGDLTLDFTVNPDFGQVEADPSVINLTAFETFFPEKRPFFVEGKNITSFQIAPSIAGGNFTQDNLFYSRRIGRHPQAGADADADLNEYADLPQNTTILAALKMTGKTEGGLSVGALESVTAKEEATIATPTGDHDQTVEPLTNFFVGRLQKDIHKGNTRVGAMLTMTHRNLDDPNVDFLHQAAYTGGMDLYHSWRNKVWYVALNGVASRVQGSEGALERTQTGSARYFQRPDNDYESVDTTRTSLAGHAGSFRLGRVSGAGVRFESGVAWRSPGFEINDIGFMQRADEVNQFSWVGWASRNPFGIWRRIGVNGNQWLNWDFGGSPLSQQLNTNFNMDFKNNWFAGAGLTHLFERLSNTALRGGPSSLWPGEWYSEFWVNTDGRRRVSGGFGAGRGWGDDDFYEHREVWADLSILPQNALRLTFSPSYSTDRQDLQYVETNDYAGDPRYLFGSLDQETFRITARIDYTVTPNLTIQYYGAPFISAGSYSAFKRITAPRAEAYNDRFHVFSDQQIQLVGNEYTVDENVDGTVDYRFDNPEFNFRDFNSNLVIRWEFQPGSTFFVVWQQSRNEQLPQGSFELQNDIGGLFDVHPHNVFLLKINKWFTL